From Eleftheria terrae, the proteins below share one genomic window:
- the yihA gene encoding ribosome biogenesis GTP-binding protein YihA/YsxC, which produces MSDSKHTGAPVSARQTADPQAKIALGWAHTARFLTTASKLDQLPQHELPEIAFVGRSNAGKSTAINTLTQKRQLAYASKTPGRTQHINLFELGPKAQADAVFADLPGYGYAAVERSAKLRWQEVMANYLEVRRSLSGVVLLADPRHGIKDLDHQLLQFVAPRVSTGQVKLLLVLTKADKLNRKEQGQALRDAQEALREFVTDESDVGITLFSALNKTGLDDLATLLYGWTHPAAGEPAAGATPPEASPT; this is translated from the coding sequence ATGTCCGACTCAAAACACACCGGTGCCCCCGTTTCCGCCCGCCAGACGGCCGATCCACAGGCCAAGATCGCGCTGGGATGGGCCCACACCGCGCGCTTCCTGACCACTGCGAGCAAGCTGGACCAGCTGCCGCAGCACGAGTTGCCGGAGATCGCCTTCGTTGGCCGGTCCAACGCCGGCAAATCGACCGCCATCAATACGCTGACGCAGAAGCGCCAGCTGGCCTATGCGTCCAAGACGCCCGGCCGCACGCAGCACATCAACCTGTTCGAGCTGGGCCCGAAGGCCCAGGCCGACGCGGTGTTCGCCGACCTGCCGGGCTACGGCTACGCAGCCGTGGAGCGCTCCGCCAAGCTGCGCTGGCAGGAAGTGATGGCCAACTACCTCGAGGTGCGCCGCAGCCTGAGCGGCGTGGTGCTGCTGGCCGACCCGCGCCACGGCATCAAGGACCTCGACCACCAGCTGCTGCAGTTCGTCGCGCCGCGGGTGAGCACCGGGCAGGTCAAGCTGCTGCTGGTGCTGACCAAGGCCGACAAACTCAACCGCAAGGAGCAGGGCCAGGCCCTTCGCGATGCGCAGGAGGCGCTTCGCGAGTTCGTCACCGACGAGTCCGACGTGGGCATCACCTTGTTCTCGGCCCTGAACAAGACCGGCCTGGACGACCTGGCGACGCTGCTGTACGGCTGGACCCATCCGGCCGCAGGCGAGCCAGCGGCCGGCGCCACGCCGCCCGAAGCGTCGCCTACGTGA
- a CDS encoding c-type cytochrome, translating to MKTIVSLLLAAFAAVPAVAADAPAKPDLAKGEAIATQVCAACHAADGSRGSPANPILQGQHPEYLVKQLTEFKAGKRKNPVMQGFASALSEADMKNVAAFYGQKHAKPGFAKQKDLVALGEKIYRGGIADKQVPACAACHGPAGSGIPSQYPRLGGQHSDYTLAQLNAFRAGGRTNNAQMTAIASKMSDREIQAVADYIAGLH from the coding sequence ATGAAAACGATCGTTTCCCTGCTGCTGGCTGCATTTGCAGCGGTACCTGCCGTGGCGGCTGACGCCCCGGCCAAGCCCGATCTCGCCAAGGGCGAGGCCATTGCCACCCAGGTCTGCGCAGCCTGCCATGCGGCGGACGGCTCCCGGGGCAGCCCGGCCAATCCCATCCTGCAAGGCCAGCACCCCGAGTACCTGGTGAAGCAGCTGACGGAGTTCAAGGCCGGCAAGCGCAAGAACCCGGTGATGCAGGGCTTCGCTTCGGCGCTGAGCGAGGCGGACATGAAGAACGTCGCGGCCTTCTACGGCCAGAAGCACGCCAAGCCGGGCTTCGCGAAGCAGAAGGACCTGGTCGCGCTGGGCGAGAAGATCTACCGCGGCGGCATCGCGGACAAGCAGGTGCCGGCCTGCGCGGCCTGCCACGGCCCGGCCGGCAGCGGCATCCCGTCGCAGTACCCGCGCCTGGGTGGCCAGCATTCCGACTACACCCTGGCCCAGCTGAACGCCTTCCGAGCCGGTGGCCGGACCAACAACGCGCAGATGACTGCGATCGCCTCCAAGATGTCGGATCGCGAGATCCAGGCGGTGGCCGACTACATCGCCGGCCTGCACTGA
- a CDS encoding cytochrome c biogenesis protein ResB, producing the protein MSAPTTGLEVRSGSRALREAVELLSSMRFAISLLTVICIASVIGTVVQQHQPFVNYVNQFGPFWAELFGVVHLYSIYSAWWFLLILAFLVISTSLCIARNTPKILHDLKAYKEHVREQSLQAFHHKASGTLAEHPDQVLARITALLQRNQWKARAQVRPQGVMVAAKKGGANRVGYLAAHSAIVLICLGGLFDGDLIVRAQMWLSGKTPYAGGSVLLRDIGEQHRLSPANPTYRGNVEVPEGARANMAILQQSDGFLLQPLPFDIELKKFIVDYYDTGMPKLFASEIVVHDHETGRAVTHTVKVNEPAFHRGVAIYQSSFGDGGSKLKLLAYPMQAGGKRFEVDGEIGGSTALSSNTDDKLTLEFGELRVINVENLGAPQGSGTTDVRKVDLVQRLEKHLGSGAKAPGDKSLHNVGPSITYKLRDTSGQAREYHNYMLPVELDGQRVFLAGLRDTPADAFRYLRIPADDKDSVETWMLLRAALLEPARREEAARRFAAVALPDDKPELADQLRVSAQRALDLFAGAEPPAAGRPAVGGLQAIADYMEARVPEQDRNRTSEVMLRILNGSLYELVQLARSAAGLPALPSDEKTQAFMIQSVFALSEATLYPAPMLFELKDFQQVQSSVFQVARAPGKKLVYLGCLLLVIGVFAMLYVRERRLWIWLQPEAGGTRLTAALSSTRKTLDVDREFDSLKAALLPDSLAPEAP; encoded by the coding sequence ATGTCCGCCCCCACCACCGGTCTTGAGGTCCGATCCGGATCCCGCGCGCTGCGCGAAGCCGTCGAGCTGCTCTCGTCGATGCGCTTCGCCATCTCCCTGCTGACGGTGATCTGCATCGCTTCGGTGATCGGCACCGTGGTCCAGCAGCACCAGCCCTTCGTCAACTACGTCAACCAGTTCGGCCCCTTCTGGGCGGAGCTGTTCGGCGTGGTGCACCTGTATTCCATCTACAGCGCCTGGTGGTTCCTGCTGATCCTGGCCTTCCTGGTGATTTCCACCAGCCTGTGCATCGCGCGCAACACGCCCAAGATCCTGCACGACCTGAAGGCCTACAAGGAGCATGTGCGCGAGCAGAGCCTGCAGGCCTTCCACCACAAGGCCAGCGGCACACTGGCCGAGCATCCCGACCAGGTGCTGGCCCGCATCACCGCCCTGCTGCAGCGCAACCAGTGGAAGGCCCGGGCCCAGGTGCGCCCGCAAGGCGTGATGGTGGCGGCCAAGAAGGGCGGAGCCAACCGGGTCGGCTACCTGGCGGCGCATTCGGCCATCGTGCTGATCTGCCTGGGCGGCTTGTTCGACGGCGACCTCATCGTGCGGGCCCAGATGTGGCTGAGCGGCAAGACCCCCTACGCCGGCGGCTCGGTGCTGCTGCGCGACATCGGCGAGCAGCACAGGCTGAGCCCCGCCAACCCGACCTACCGCGGCAATGTCGAGGTGCCCGAGGGCGCGCGCGCCAACATGGCCATCCTGCAGCAGTCCGACGGCTTCCTGCTGCAGCCGCTGCCGTTCGACATCGAACTGAAGAAGTTCATCGTCGACTACTACGACACCGGCATGCCGAAGCTGTTCGCCAGCGAGATCGTGGTGCACGACCACGAGACCGGCCGCGCCGTGACCCACACGGTCAAGGTGAACGAGCCGGCCTTCCATCGCGGCGTCGCCATCTACCAGTCCAGCTTTGGCGACGGCGGCTCGAAGCTCAAGCTGCTGGCTTACCCGATGCAGGCCGGCGGCAAGCGGTTCGAGGTGGATGGCGAGATCGGCGGCTCCACCGCGCTGAGCAGCAACACCGACGATAAGCTCACGCTGGAATTCGGTGAACTGCGCGTCATCAACGTCGAGAACCTGGGGGCGCCGCAAGGCAGCGGCACCACCGACGTGCGCAAGGTCGACCTGGTGCAGCGCCTCGAGAAACACCTTGGCTCGGGCGCCAAGGCGCCGGGCGACAAGTCGCTACACAACGTCGGCCCGTCCATCACCTACAAGCTGCGCGACACCAGCGGCCAGGCCCGCGAATACCACAATTACATGCTGCCGGTGGAGCTCGACGGCCAGCGCGTCTTCCTGGCTGGCCTGCGCGACACGCCGGCCGACGCCTTCCGCTACCTGCGCATACCGGCCGACGACAAGGACAGCGTCGAGACCTGGATGCTGCTGCGCGCCGCACTGCTGGAGCCGGCACGCCGCGAGGAAGCTGCACGGCGCTTCGCCGCGGTGGCGCTGCCCGACGACAAGCCCGAACTGGCCGACCAGCTCCGCGTCTCGGCCCAGCGCGCGCTCGACCTCTTTGCAGGCGCCGAGCCGCCGGCGGCGGGCCGGCCCGCGGTGGGCGGCCTGCAGGCCATTGCCGACTACATGGAAGCACGGGTGCCCGAGCAGGACCGCAACCGCACCTCCGAAGTGATGCTGCGCATCCTCAACGGCTCGCTGTACGAGCTGGTGCAGCTCGCGCGCAGCGCCGCCGGCCTGCCAGCGCTGCCGTCGGACGAGAAGACCCAGGCCTTCATGATCCAGTCGGTGTTCGCCCTGTCGGAGGCCACGCTCTACCCCGCGCCCATGCTGTTCGAGCTGAAGGACTTCCAGCAGGTGCAGTCCAGCGTCTTCCAGGTGGCCCGCGCGCCGGGCAAGAAGCTGGTCTACCTGGGCTGCCTGCTGCTGGTGATCGGCGTGTTCGCGATGCTGTATGTGCGGGAACGCCGGCTCTGGATTTGGCTCCAACCCGAGGCAGGCGGCACGCGGCTGACCGCCGCCCTGTCGTCCACCCGCAAGACGCTCGACGTCGATCGCGAATTCGATTCCCTGAAGGCAGCACTGCTGCCCGATTCCCTGGCGCCGGAGGCACCATGA
- the ccsB gene encoding c-type cytochrome biogenesis protein CcsB, with translation MNTTTLDLNAPGYLGRRSWFDWLFAALVVAGGGIAFQRYGGAMDGYEKAILAGVMPLAVWIGWFWRPLRALMLASSLAALLAIALYSRSADAFGADLSQAEHVFLLKYFLSSQSAILWMSVLIFMSTIFYWLGYVGRGSGGTAERLGSRLAWAAVGMALVGTLVRWFESHQIGPDIGHIPVSNLYEVFVLFCWLTTTFYLYYEDQYRTRALGAFVMLVVSAAVGFLLWYTLERGAHEIQPLVPALQSWWMKLHVPANFIGYGTFALAAMVAFAYLIKQQAGETRWYKLAPLWALGVVLCFEPMVFRQTAEGSGSYWAVYFGISALVVAGILFGRQRIAARLPAAEVLDDVMYKSIAVGFAFFTIATILGALWAAEAWGGYWSWDPKETWALIVWLNYAAWLHMRLMKGLRGTVAAWWALVGLVVTTFAFLGVNMFLSGLHSYGEL, from the coding sequence ATGAACACCACCACCCTGGACTTGAACGCCCCCGGCTACTTGGGGCGCCGCAGCTGGTTCGACTGGCTGTTTGCCGCGCTGGTCGTGGCCGGCGGCGGCATCGCCTTCCAGCGCTACGGCGGCGCCATGGACGGCTACGAGAAAGCCATCCTGGCCGGCGTGATGCCGCTGGCGGTGTGGATCGGCTGGTTCTGGCGGCCGCTGCGGGCGCTGATGCTGGCCAGCTCGCTGGCCGCGCTGCTCGCCATCGCGCTGTATTCGCGCAGCGCCGACGCCTTCGGCGCCGACCTGTCGCAGGCCGAGCACGTCTTCCTGCTCAAGTACTTCCTCTCCAGCCAGAGCGCCATCTTGTGGATGAGCGTGCTGATCTTCATGAGCACCATCTTCTACTGGCTGGGCTACGTCGGCCGCGGCAGTGGCGGCACGGCCGAGCGCCTCGGCTCGCGGCTGGCCTGGGCCGCCGTGGGCATGGCGCTGGTGGGCACGCTGGTGCGCTGGTTCGAGAGCCACCAGATCGGCCCTGACATCGGCCACATCCCGGTCAGCAACCTCTACGAGGTGTTCGTGCTGTTCTGCTGGCTGACCACCACCTTCTACCTCTACTACGAAGACCAGTACCGCACCCGGGCGCTGGGCGCCTTCGTGATGCTGGTGGTGAGTGCCGCCGTGGGCTTCCTGCTGTGGTACACGCTGGAGCGCGGTGCCCATGAGATCCAGCCGCTCGTGCCGGCGCTGCAGAGCTGGTGGATGAAGCTGCATGTGCCGGCCAACTTCATCGGCTACGGCACCTTTGCACTGGCCGCGATGGTGGCCTTTGCCTACCTGATCAAGCAGCAGGCCGGCGAGACCCGCTGGTACAAGCTGGCGCCGCTGTGGGCGCTGGGCGTGGTGCTGTGCTTCGAGCCGATGGTGTTCCGCCAGACGGCCGAGGGCTCGGGCAGCTACTGGGCGGTGTACTTCGGCATTTCGGCGCTGGTCGTGGCGGGCATCCTGTTCGGCCGGCAGCGCATCGCCGCCCGGCTGCCGGCCGCCGAAGTGCTCGACGACGTGATGTACAAGTCCATCGCGGTGGGCTTTGCCTTCTTCACCATCGCCACCATCCTCGGCGCGCTCTGGGCGGCCGAGGCCTGGGGCGGCTACTGGAGCTGGGACCCGAAGGAGACCTGGGCCCTGATCGTCTGGCTCAACTACGCGGCCTGGCTGCACATGCGGCTGATGAAGGGCCTGCGCGGCACGGTCGCGGCCTGGTGGGCGCTGGTGGGCCTGGTGGTCACGACCTTCGCCTTCCTCGGCGTGAACATGTTCCTCTCCGGCCTTCACTCCTACGGGGAGTTGTGA
- the msrP gene encoding protein-methionine-sulfoxide reductase catalytic subunit MsrP, with product MYVKKNPGFDTPAASEITPRDIYETRRDWLRLMAAGGAGAALAAWAQRAAHAQPPAAARPGKLAALPSQRSNVAGATTMDKPTAYDDVTGYNNFYEFGTGKEDPARLAGSLKTRPWTVAVEGEVDKPRVYAIDELLKLAPMEERIYRLRCVEGWSMVIPWQGWSLAELIKRAEPTSRAKFVEFHSLADKAQMPGVGSRVLQWPYVEGLRIDEALHPLTLLAFGLYGEVLPAQNGAPVRLVVPWKYGFKSAKSLVRIRLVEKQPATAWNVAAPQEYGFYSNVNPKVDHPRWSQASERRIGEDGLFQRKRPTAMFNGYEAQVASLYAGMDLRKFF from the coding sequence ATGTACGTCAAGAAGAACCCCGGCTTCGACACGCCCGCGGCCAGCGAGATCACGCCGCGCGACATCTACGAAACGCGGCGCGACTGGCTGCGCCTGATGGCGGCCGGTGGCGCCGGCGCCGCATTGGCGGCCTGGGCGCAGCGCGCCGCGCACGCGCAGCCGCCTGCCGCCGCCCGGCCCGGCAAGCTCGCCGCCCTGCCGTCCCAGCGCAGCAACGTGGCGGGTGCGACCACGATGGACAAGCCCACGGCCTATGACGACGTCACCGGCTACAACAACTTCTACGAGTTCGGCACCGGCAAGGAAGACCCGGCCCGGCTGGCGGGCAGCCTGAAGACCCGGCCGTGGACCGTGGCGGTCGAAGGCGAGGTCGACAAGCCTCGTGTCTATGCGATCGACGAACTGCTCAAGCTGGCTCCGATGGAGGAACGCATCTACCGGCTGCGCTGCGTGGAAGGCTGGTCCATGGTGATTCCCTGGCAGGGCTGGTCGCTGGCCGAGCTGATCAAGCGCGCCGAGCCGACCTCGCGGGCCAAGTTCGTCGAGTTCCACAGCCTGGCGGACAAAGCGCAGATGCCCGGGGTGGGCAGCCGGGTGCTGCAATGGCCGTATGTCGAGGGCCTGCGCATCGACGAGGCCCTGCATCCGCTCACCCTGCTGGCCTTCGGCCTCTACGGCGAGGTGTTGCCCGCCCAGAACGGCGCGCCGGTGCGGTTGGTGGTGCCGTGGAAGTACGGCTTCAAGTCCGCCAAGTCGCTGGTCCGCATCCGGCTGGTGGAGAAGCAGCCGGCCACTGCCTGGAATGTCGCGGCGCCGCAGGAGTACGGCTTCTATTCGAACGTCAACCCCAAGGTCGACCACCCGCGCTGGAGCCAGGCGAGCGAACGCCGCATCGGCGAAGACGGGCTGTTCCAGCGCAAGCGCCCCACCGCGATGTTCAACGGCTATGAAGCACAGGTGGCTTCGCTCTACGCCGGCATGGACCTGAGGAAGTTCTTCTGA
- a CDS encoding sulfite oxidase heme-binding subunit YedZ, with the protein MKALLHPAAKPTLFVLCLLPLALLVAGAASNTLGANPAEALIRSLGDWTLRMLCLTLAVTPLRQWTGWQALARWRRMLGLFTFFYSALHLLAYAWFDMGFYVDDIARDIAKRPFILVGFLALLLMLPLAATSFNRAIKALGAARWQALHRLVYLVAPLGVLHFFWMRAGKNNFAEVAVYAAVLGTLLGWRLLRRLKRPDRLQPQRA; encoded by the coding sequence ATGAAAGCCTTGCTCCACCCGGCGGCCAAGCCGACCCTCTTCGTGCTGTGCCTGCTGCCGCTGGCCCTGCTGGTTGCCGGGGCAGCATCCAACACGCTGGGGGCGAATCCGGCGGAGGCACTGATCCGCTCGCTGGGCGACTGGACTTTGCGAATGTTGTGCCTGACGCTTGCCGTGACGCCGCTGCGGCAGTGGACCGGCTGGCAGGCGCTGGCCCGCTGGCGCCGCATGCTGGGGCTGTTCACCTTCTTCTACAGCGCGCTTCATCTGCTGGCCTATGCCTGGTTCGACATGGGCTTCTATGTGGACGACATCGCCCGCGACATTGCCAAGCGCCCCTTCATTCTGGTGGGCTTCCTGGCGCTGCTGCTGATGCTGCCGCTGGCCGCCACGTCCTTCAACCGCGCCATCAAGGCGCTGGGGGCCGCCCGCTGGCAGGCGCTGCACCGGCTTGTCTACTTGGTGGCGCCACTCGGGGTGCTGCACTTCTTCTGGATGCGCGCCGGCAAGAACAACTTCGCGGAAGTGGCTGTCTACGCCGCCGTGCTCGGCACGCTGCTCGGCTGGCGCCTGCTGCGGCGGCTCAAGCGGCCGGACCGGCTCCAGCCGCAGCGCGCCTGA
- a CDS encoding YaeQ family protein — MALKSTIFKVDLQIADMDRHYYADHALTLARHPSENDERMMARVLAFALFASEGLAFANGMTTNDEADLWRRDLVGDIELWIDVGQPDEKLLRKASHRSREVVLLSFGRTAETWWQQNRSALEKLANLRVLYLPPESSQALAGLVERTMRLQCTVQDGQVWLGHEKQTVQLEVQVWKQPGVGPH; from the coding sequence ATGGCTCTCAAATCCACCATTTTCAAAGTTGATCTTCAGATCGCTGACATGGACCGCCACTACTACGCGGACCATGCCCTCACCCTGGCTCGCCACCCTTCGGAAAACGACGAGCGCATGATGGCGCGCGTGCTCGCGTTCGCGCTGTTCGCGAGCGAAGGCCTGGCCTTCGCCAACGGCATGACCACCAACGACGAAGCCGACCTCTGGCGGCGCGACCTGGTCGGCGACATCGAGCTGTGGATCGATGTGGGCCAGCCTGATGAGAAATTGCTGCGCAAGGCCAGCCATCGTTCGCGCGAGGTGGTGCTGTTGAGCTTTGGCCGCACCGCCGAGACCTGGTGGCAGCAGAACCGCAGTGCGCTGGAGAAGCTGGCCAACTTGCGCGTGCTCTACCTGCCGCCCGAATCCAGCCAGGCACTTGCCGGCCTGGTGGAACGCACGATGCGGTTGCAGTGCACGGTGCAGGACGGTCAGGTCTGGCTGGGGCACGAGAAGCAGACGGTGCAGCTGGAGGTGCAGGTCTGGAAGCAGCCGGGCGTCGGGCCGCATTGA
- a CDS encoding ABCB family ABC transporter ATP-binding protein/permease, whose protein sequence is MRRDALSSLEVPAAAGAPSGAPRSDWATLARLFPYLWQYRWRVLVALGFLVGAKLANVGVPLLLKRLVDSLSIEPGDPRALLVVPVGLLLAYGGLRLCTSLFTELRELVFAKATEGAARSISLQVFRHLHSLSLRFHLERQTGGMTRDIERGTRGVNSLISYSLYSIIPTLIEVVLVLSLLGAKFDLWFAGITGAALVVYIVFTVTVTEWRTRYRKTMNELDSKAHTKAIDSLLNYETVKYFNNEDYETRRYDESLESLRRAKLKSQSTLSVLNSGQQLIIATALVAMLWRATEGVVAGRMTLGDLVMINAFMIQLYIPLNFLGVIYREIKQALTDLEKMFGLLEREREIDDAPGAPALQVQAGTVRFDNVSFAYDPSRPILHGLSFEVPAGRKVAVVGPSGAGKSTLARLLFRFYDVSAGSISIDGQDIRSVTQASLRQAIGIVPQDTVLFNDTVEYNIAYGRPGATRAEVEAAARAAHIHGFIAATPQGYDTMVGERGLKLSGGEKQRVAIARTLLKNPPILIFDEATSALDSANERAIQAELASAARNKTALVIAHRLSTVVDAHEILVLDAGRIIERGTHARLLAAGGRYAQMWALQQSGSE, encoded by the coding sequence ATGCGCCGTGACGCCCTGAGCTCGCTCGAAGTTCCTGCCGCTGCCGGCGCTCCCTCCGGGGCGCCGCGCTCGGACTGGGCCACGCTGGCCCGCCTGTTCCCCTACCTCTGGCAGTACCGGTGGCGGGTGCTGGTGGCGCTCGGCTTCCTGGTGGGCGCGAAGCTGGCCAACGTCGGCGTGCCGCTGCTGCTGAAGCGGCTGGTCGACAGCCTCTCGATCGAGCCGGGCGACCCACGCGCGCTGCTGGTGGTGCCGGTGGGCCTGCTGCTGGCCTACGGTGGCCTGCGGCTGTGCACCTCGCTGTTCACCGAGTTGCGCGAGCTGGTGTTCGCCAAGGCCACCGAGGGTGCGGCGCGCAGCATCTCGCTGCAGGTGTTCCGCCACCTGCACAGCCTGAGCCTGCGCTTCCACCTGGAGCGGCAGACCGGCGGCATGACGCGCGACATCGAGCGCGGCACGCGCGGCGTCAACTCGCTCATCTCGTACTCGCTCTACAGCATCATCCCGACGCTGATCGAGGTGGTGCTGGTGCTCTCGCTGCTCGGCGCGAAGTTCGACCTCTGGTTCGCCGGCATCACCGGCGCCGCGCTGGTGGTCTACATCGTCTTCACCGTCACGGTCACCGAGTGGCGCACGCGCTACCGCAAGACCATGAACGAGCTCGACTCGAAGGCCCATACCAAGGCCATCGACTCGCTGCTCAACTACGAGACCGTCAAGTATTTCAACAACGAAGACTACGAGACGCGCCGCTACGACGAGAGCCTGGAGAGCCTGCGCCGTGCCAAGCTGAAGTCGCAGTCCACCCTGTCGGTGCTCAACAGCGGGCAGCAGCTGATCATCGCCACCGCCCTGGTCGCCATGCTGTGGCGCGCGACCGAGGGCGTGGTGGCGGGCCGCATGACGCTGGGCGACCTGGTGATGATCAACGCCTTCATGATCCAGCTGTACATCCCGCTGAACTTCCTTGGCGTGATCTATCGCGAGATCAAGCAGGCGCTGACCGACCTGGAGAAGATGTTCGGCCTGCTGGAGCGCGAGCGCGAGATCGACGACGCGCCCGGCGCGCCGGCGCTGCAGGTCCAGGCCGGGACTGTGCGCTTCGACAACGTGAGCTTCGCCTACGATCCGAGCCGGCCCATCCTGCACGGCCTGAGCTTCGAGGTGCCGGCCGGCCGCAAGGTGGCGGTGGTGGGCCCGTCGGGCGCCGGCAAGTCGACCCTGGCGCGGCTGCTGTTTCGCTTCTACGACGTCAGCGCCGGCAGCATCAGCATCGACGGGCAGGACATCCGCAGCGTGACCCAGGCCAGCCTGCGCCAGGCCATCGGCATCGTGCCTCAGGACACGGTGCTGTTCAATGACACGGTGGAATACAACATCGCCTATGGCCGCCCCGGTGCGACACGGGCGGAGGTGGAGGCGGCCGCCCGGGCCGCCCACATTCACGGCTTCATCGCCGCCACGCCCCAGGGCTACGACACGATGGTGGGTGAACGGGGGCTCAAGCTGTCAGGCGGCGAGAAACAGCGGGTGGCGATTGCACGCACGCTGCTGAAGAATCCGCCCATCCTGATCTTCGACGAGGCCACCTCGGCGCTGGACTCGGCGAACGAACGGGCCATCCAGGCCGAGCTGGCATCGGCCGCGCGCAACAAGACGGCGCTGGTGATCGCGCACCGGCTGTCCACCGTGGTGGACGCGCACGAGATCCTGGTGCTGGACGCCGGCCGCATCATCGAGCGGGGCACCCATGCCCGCCTGCTGGCTGCCGGCGGACGCTATGCGCAGATGTGGGCGTTGCAGCAAAGCGGCAGCGAGTGA
- a CDS encoding acyl-CoA thioesterase → MADTTSSPVSCVNQPASLPKDMQLVLRVMPMPADANANGDIFGGWIMAQVDLAGSVLPARLAKGRIATVSVNQFVFKQPVSMGDLLSFYARVDRVGRTSVTVHVEVYAERNPADIQVVKVTEANLTYVAIDSDGRPRPLPGNAAAPVG, encoded by the coding sequence ATGGCCGACACGACTTCCAGCCCTGTTTCCTGCGTGAACCAACCCGCCAGTTTGCCCAAGGACATGCAACTCGTCTTGCGCGTCATGCCAATGCCCGCCGACGCCAATGCCAATGGCGACATCTTCGGCGGCTGGATCATGGCCCAGGTCGACCTGGCCGGCTCGGTCCTGCCGGCACGCCTGGCCAAGGGGCGCATCGCCACCGTGTCGGTGAACCAGTTCGTCTTCAAGCAGCCGGTGTCGATGGGTGACCTGCTTTCGTTCTACGCCCGCGTCGACCGGGTCGGGCGCACGTCGGTGACGGTGCATGTGGAGGTCTATGCCGAGCGCAATCCGGCCGACATCCAGGTGGTGAAGGTGACCGAGGCCAACCTCACCTACGTGGCCATCGACAGCGACGGCCGGCCCCGCCCGCTGCCCGGCAACGCCGCTGCACCGGTGGGCTGA
- a CDS encoding glycosyltransferase family 4 protein produces the protein MKIAQVAPLIESVPPKGYGGTERVVSYLTEALVAQGHEVTLFASGDSVTAADLVPIVDRSLRLHPRQPDPLVWHTVQLDEVCRRAASFDVVHFHADFLHYPLVRHWHTPCVTTLHGRLDLPDVVALHRHFHEHPVVSISNAQRAPLPDANWCATVYHGLPPELYTYHPQPDDYFAFVGRVSVEKRLDRAIEIAIACNTRLRVAAKVDRADRPYFEQTIQPLLGHPLVEFVGEIDESCKNDFIGQARALLFPIDWPEPFGLVMIESMACGTPVVAYACGSVPEVMEDGITGRVVNTQAEAIDAARHIDRIDRRACRQVFERRYSSAAMAEHYLQVYQTLMRTRTQQRTGTRAAEITM, from the coding sequence ATGAAGATTGCGCAGGTGGCGCCGCTCATCGAGAGCGTACCGCCCAAGGGCTATGGCGGGACCGAACGGGTCGTTTCCTACCTGACCGAGGCCCTGGTGGCCCAGGGGCACGAGGTGACACTGTTCGCCAGTGGTGACTCCGTCACCGCCGCCGACCTGGTGCCCATCGTGGACCGCAGCCTGCGGCTGCATCCCCGCCAGCCCGACCCGCTCGTCTGGCACACCGTGCAGCTCGACGAGGTGTGCCGGCGCGCCGCCTCGTTCGATGTCGTGCACTTCCATGCCGATTTCCTCCACTACCCGCTGGTGCGGCACTGGCACACGCCCTGCGTGACCACCCTGCACGGCCGGCTCGACCTGCCCGACGTGGTGGCCCTGCACCGGCATTTCCATGAGCACCCGGTGGTCTCCATCTCCAACGCCCAGCGGGCGCCGCTGCCCGACGCCAACTGGTGCGCCACCGTGTACCACGGCCTGCCGCCGGAGCTCTACACCTACCATCCGCAGCCCGACGACTATTTCGCCTTTGTCGGCCGGGTGTCGGTCGAGAAGCGGCTGGACCGGGCCATCGAGATCGCGATTGCCTGCAACACCCGGCTGCGGGTCGCCGCCAAGGTGGACCGGGCCGACCGGCCCTATTTCGAGCAGACCATCCAGCCCTTGCTCGGCCATCCGCTGGTCGAGTTCGTCGGCGAGATCGATGAGAGCTGCAAGAACGACTTCATCGGCCAGGCCCGCGCCCTGCTCTTCCCCATCGACTGGCCAGAGCCGTTCGGCCTGGTGATGATCGAGTCGATGGCCTGCGGCACCCCGGTGGTGGCCTATGCCTGCGGCTCGGTGCCGGAGGTGATGGAAGACGGCATCACCGGCCGGGTGGTGAACACCCAGGCCGAGGCCATCGACGCTGCGCGCCATATCGACCGCATCGACCGGCGGGCCTGCCGGCAGGTGTTCGAGCGCCGCTACAGCTCGGCGGCCATGGCCGAGCACTACCTGCAGGTCTATCAGACCCTGATGCGAACGCGGACGCAGCAGCGCACCGGCACCAGGGCTGCTGAAATAACCATGTGA